The Lycium barbarum isolate Lr01 chromosome 12, ASM1917538v2, whole genome shotgun sequence genome includes a region encoding these proteins:
- the LOC132623944 gene encoding cysteine-rich receptor-like protein kinase 44 translates to MAPEYAMHEKFSVKSDVFSFGVLILEIISSQRNTCSKKEDYVKDLVSYAWSNWRERTITILIDPMLRGSTGPNRDIMRYIHIALLCIQDNVANRPNMSAVLLMLSGHSPNLPMPHNDVNPQISRMSGSSKLTESKLISSSGSEVWITELYPR, encoded by the exons ATGGCACCAGAGTATGCAATGCACGAAAAATTTTCAGTCAAATCAGATGTTTTTAGCTTTGGAGTACTAATCTTGGAAATTATAAGCAGCCAAAGAAACACTTGTTCCAAAAAAGAAGATTATGTGAAAGACCTTGTGAGTTAT GCTTGGTCGAACTGGCGTGAAAGAACAATTACAATTTTGATAGACCCCATGCTAAGGGGAAGCACAGGACCGAATCGTGACATAATGAGATACATCCACATAGCTTTATTGTGCATTCAAGATAATGTTGCTAATAGACCAAACATGAGTGCAGTACTTCTCATGCTCAGTGGCCACTCTCCGAATCTTCCAATGCCACACAACGATGTAAACCCACAGATTTCAAGAATGTCAGGGTCAAGCAAACTAACTGAAAGTAAATTAATTTCTTCATCAGGAAGTGAGGTGTGGATAACTGAGTTGTATCCTCGATAA